A genomic window from Prunus persica cultivar Lovell chromosome G2, Prunus_persica_NCBIv2, whole genome shotgun sequence includes:
- the LOC18784977 gene encoding uncharacterized protein At1g28695, giving the protein MDNQPKHSSIGSNLACLSLLLACAVYLCIWSSSSSLINPLFSFQKHDAQCPSKNPTTTTFNVAPDELLATLDKASIGNKTVIIAVINKAYAVQEVKADTTMLDLFIESFWQGEDTRHLLDHLVLVAVDQTAYDRCQFLRLNCYRLETDSVDFGGEKLYMSQDFIKMMWRRTWFLLEVLKRGYSFIFTDTDVLWLRNPFSRLSQNETEDLQISTDMFFGDPWNETLINTGFYHIRSNNKTIALFDRWYNMKDNATGQKEQDVLLDLIRGGIIGQLGLKVRFLDTLYFSGFCQDSKDFGAVTTVHANCCRSIVAKVKDLKAVLQDWKQFKKTTAQKTTAGLATDGFQWSGHWGCWNSWKVPNDTGKANHKA; this is encoded by the exons ATGGATAATCAACCAAAACACTCCTCTATTGGATCCAATCTTGCCTGTCTCTCCTTACTCTTGGCTTGTGCTGTTTATCTTTGTATATGGTCTTCTTCATCCTCCCTCATAAACCCTCTCTTTAGCTTTCAGAAACATGATGCCCAATGCCCGTCAAAGAACCCA ACCACCACTACATTTAATGTGGCTCCAGATGAGCTTTTGGCCACCCTAGACAAGGCCTCCATTGGCAACAAGACTGTGATCATTGCTGTTATAAACAAGGCCTACGCAGTCCAAGAGGTCAAGGCAGACACCACCATGCTTGACCTTTTCATCGAGAGTTTTTGGCAAGGGGAGGACACTAGGCATCTGCTTGATCATCTTGTGCTCGTGGCGGTTGATCAGACGGCCTACGATCGCTGCCAGTTTCTGAGGCTCAACTGCTACCGGCTGGAAACGGACAGTGTTGATTTTGGGGGAGAGAAGCTTTACATGTCTCAAGATTTCATCAAGATGATGTGGAGAAGAACTTGGTTTCTGTTGGAGGTTCTAAAACGCGGTTACAGCTTCATATTCACG GACACTGATGTTTTGTGGCTAAGGAATCCGTTCTCAAGACTAAGCCAGAACGAAACTGAGGATTTACAAATAAGCACAGATATGTTCTTTGGAGATCCATGGAACGAAACACTAATCAACACTGGCTTCTACCACATCAGATCGAACAACAAGACCATTGCACTGTTTGATAGATGGTACAACATGAAGGACAATGCCACGGGACAGAAAGAGCAGGATGTCCTATTAGACCTAATCCGAGGGGGCATCATTGGGCAGCTGGGGCTTAAGGTTAGGTTCTTGGACACCCTCTATTTCAGTGGCTTTTGCCAAGATAGCAAGGACTTTGGGGCAGTGACCACTGTCCATGCCAACTGTTGCCGGAGCATCGTGGCCAAGGTTAAGGACTTGAAGGCTGTCCTCCAGGACTGGAAGCAGTTCAAGAAGACCACGGCCCAGAAAACAACTGCCGGTCTAGCAACAGATGGTTTCCAATGGTCAGGCCACTGGGGATGCTGGAATTCATGGAAAGTTCCTAATGACACTGGGAAAGCAAATCATAAGGCATGA
- the LOC18786922 gene encoding uncharacterized protein At1g28695 isoform X2 gives MDNQPKHSSVGYNLAFLSLLLASVVFLCIWSSSSSVINPLFSFQKHDAQCPSKNLSTTTTTTFNVAPDELLATLDKTSIGNKTVIIAVVNKAYAVQEVKADTTMLDLFIESFWQGEDTRHLLDHLVLVAVDQTAYDRCQFLRLNCYKLETDGVDFGGEKLYMSQDFIKMMWRRTWFLLEVLKRGYNFIFTDTDVLWLRNPFSRLSKSETEDLQISTDRFFGDPWNIKHPINTGFYHIRSNNKTIALFDRWYTMKDNATGQKEQDVLLDLIRGGIIGQLGLKVRFLDTLYFSGFCQDSKDFGAVTTVHANCCRSIGAKVKDLKAVLQDWKQFKKTTTQKTTAGLAANGFRWSGHWGCRNSWKS, from the exons ATGGATAATCAACCAAAACACTCCTCTGTTGGATACAATCTTGCCTTTCTCTCCTTACTCTTGGCCagtgttgtttttctttgtatatGGTCTTCTTCATCCTCCGTCATAAACCCTCTCTTTAGCTTTCAGAAACATGACGCCCAATGCCCGTCAAAGAACCTA AGCACCACGACCACCACTACATTTAATGTGGCTCCAGATGAGCTTCTGGCCACCCTAGACAAGACCTCGATTGGCAACAAGACTGTGATCATTGCTGTTGTAAACAAGGCCTACGCAGTCCAAGAGGTTAAGGCAGACACCACCATGCTTGACCTTTTCATCGAGAGCTTTTGGCAAGGGGAGGACACTAGGCATCTGCTTGATCATCTTGTGCTCGTGGCTGTTGATCAGACGGCCTACGATCGCTGCCAGTTTCTGAGGCTCAACTGCTACAAGCTGGAAACGGACGGTGTTGATTTTGGGGGAGAGAAGCTTTACATGTCCCAagatttcatcaaaatgaTGTGGAGAAGAACTTGGTTTCTGTTGGAGGTTCTAAAGCGCGGTTACAACTTCATATTCACG GACACTGATGTTTTGTGGCTAAGGAACCCGTTCTCAAGACTAAGTAAGAGCGAAACTGAGGATTTACAGATAAGCACAGATAGGTTCTTTGGAGATCCATGGAACATAAAACATCCAATCAACACTGGCTTCTACCACATCAGATCGAACAACAAGACCATTGCACTGTTTGATAGATGGTACACCATGAAGGACAATGCCACGGGACAGAAAGAGCAGGATGTCCTATTAGACCTAATCCGAGGGGGCATCATTGGGCAGCTGGGACTTAAGGTTAGGTTCTTGGACACCCTATATTTCAGTGGCTTTTGCCAAGATAGCAAGGACTTTGGGGCAGTGACCACTGTCCATGCCAACTGTTGTCGGAGCATCGGGGCCAAGGTTAAGGACTTGAAGGCTGTCCTCCAGGACTGGAAGCAGTTCAAGAAGACCACGACCCAGAAAACAACTGCAGGTCTAGCAGCAAATGGTTTCCGATGGTCAGGCCACTGGGGGTGCAGGAATTCATGGAAATCCTAA
- the LOC18786922 gene encoding uncharacterized protein At1g28695 isoform X1, producing the protein MDNQPKHSSVGYNLAFLSLLLASVVFLCIWSSSSSVINPLFSFQKHDAQCPSKNLVSYINALNRLPQFSKLVFYFCVFFSQSTTTTTTFNVAPDELLATLDKTSIGNKTVIIAVVNKAYAVQEVKADTTMLDLFIESFWQGEDTRHLLDHLVLVAVDQTAYDRCQFLRLNCYKLETDGVDFGGEKLYMSQDFIKMMWRRTWFLLEVLKRGYNFIFTDTDVLWLRNPFSRLSKSETEDLQISTDRFFGDPWNIKHPINTGFYHIRSNNKTIALFDRWYTMKDNATGQKEQDVLLDLIRGGIIGQLGLKVRFLDTLYFSGFCQDSKDFGAVTTVHANCCRSIGAKVKDLKAVLQDWKQFKKTTTQKTTAGLAANGFRWSGHWGCRNSWKS; encoded by the exons ATGGATAATCAACCAAAACACTCCTCTGTTGGATACAATCTTGCCTTTCTCTCCTTACTCTTGGCCagtgttgtttttctttgtatatGGTCTTCTTCATCCTCCGTCATAAACCCTCTCTTTAGCTTTCAGAAACATGACGCCCAATGCCCGTCAAAGAACCTAGTAAGTTAcataaatgctcttaaccgTCTGCCTCAGTTTTCtaaattggttttttatttttgtgtgtttttttcacAGAGCACCACGACCACCACTACATTTAATGTGGCTCCAGATGAGCTTCTGGCCACCCTAGACAAGACCTCGATTGGCAACAAGACTGTGATCATTGCTGTTGTAAACAAGGCCTACGCAGTCCAAGAGGTTAAGGCAGACACCACCATGCTTGACCTTTTCATCGAGAGCTTTTGGCAAGGGGAGGACACTAGGCATCTGCTTGATCATCTTGTGCTCGTGGCTGTTGATCAGACGGCCTACGATCGCTGCCAGTTTCTGAGGCTCAACTGCTACAAGCTGGAAACGGACGGTGTTGATTTTGGGGGAGAGAAGCTTTACATGTCCCAagatttcatcaaaatgaTGTGGAGAAGAACTTGGTTTCTGTTGGAGGTTCTAAAGCGCGGTTACAACTTCATATTCACG GACACTGATGTTTTGTGGCTAAGGAACCCGTTCTCAAGACTAAGTAAGAGCGAAACTGAGGATTTACAGATAAGCACAGATAGGTTCTTTGGAGATCCATGGAACATAAAACATCCAATCAACACTGGCTTCTACCACATCAGATCGAACAACAAGACCATTGCACTGTTTGATAGATGGTACACCATGAAGGACAATGCCACGGGACAGAAAGAGCAGGATGTCCTATTAGACCTAATCCGAGGGGGCATCATTGGGCAGCTGGGACTTAAGGTTAGGTTCTTGGACACCCTATATTTCAGTGGCTTTTGCCAAGATAGCAAGGACTTTGGGGCAGTGACCACTGTCCATGCCAACTGTTGTCGGAGCATCGGGGCCAAGGTTAAGGACTTGAAGGCTGTCCTCCAGGACTGGAAGCAGTTCAAGAAGACCACGACCCAGAAAACAACTGCAGGTCTAGCAGCAAATGGTTTCCGATGGTCAGGCCACTGGGGGTGCAGGAATTCATGGAAATCCTAA
- the LOC18786415 gene encoding uncharacterized RNA-binding protein C660.15: MPPRMVKRGSAAAGTKRTTRVTRGTPKAQSQAQAEAPDDVPVVEAKEDLKVEEVKGRPIVAENPVVEEKPTVIDQPVLSEIEDDANPELNGLKKQDKVKESMDDYEKDERLELEDNEAEYEPEEDGGVDYDEKEMEQEDVQEVEDEGDEEPLENLGEEEGDMAEEELEDPNEELEGEEYEEHAGEEHEHEHEHEHAETVDEEEEHQEVVKERRKRKEFEVFVGGLDKDASETDLKKAFAIVGEVTEVRLMMNPQTKKNKGFAFLRFATVEQAKRAVTELKHPVINGKQCGVTPSQDSDTLFLGNISKTWTKDALREKLKHYGVDNVEDLTLVEDTNNVGMNRGFAFLEFSSRSDAMDAFKRLQKRDIVFGVDRPAKVSFADSFIDPGDEIMAQVKTVFVDGLPASWDEDHVQDLLKKYGEVEKIELARNMPSAKRKDFGFVTFDTHDAAVTCAKSINNAELGEGDNKAKVRARLSRPLQRGKGKHVGRGDYRPSRAVGRVVRGSWGRPTPRSLPPLRGLRGVGSRIPPASVKRPVGLRERRPAMSPYPARGRPLPPPARSYDRRPPVPAYPKSSFKREYGRRDEVPPPRSRVATDYGSRAVPERRQSYRDDYTPRGPGYSDPPRSTSRTGGRRAYVDEGYGQRYERHPPPSHPPPSYREGRARDYDSISGSKRPYSALDDVPPRYADAGIRQSRARLDYEYASGSQYGDAYSDRMGRSSLGYGSSRTSQDSHGLYSSRQGMGYGGGSYGGNDVGGMYSSSYGGDYMSRGSDVGGSSYSSMYSGRGVGGSSYMGSGGSGSYY; this comes from the exons ATGCCTCCGAGGATGGTGAAGAGAGGTTCGGCAGCGGCCGGAACGAAGAGGACAACGAGAGTCACAAGGGGGACGCCCAAGGCTCAGAGCCAGGCACAGGCTGAGGCTCCCGATGATGTGCCGGTGGTGGAAGCTAAAGAGGATCTTAAGGTTGAAGAGGTTAAGGGGAGGCCAATTGTGGCGGAAAATCCGGTTGTTGAGGAGAAACCCACTGTTATCGATCAGCCAGTACTTTCAGAGATTGAAGATGATGCAAATCCAGAGCTGAATGGATTAAAAA AACAAGATAAGGTTAAGGAGTCTATGGATGATTATGAAAAAGATGAACGATTAGAGCTGGAGGATAACGAAGCTGAGTATGAACCTGAAGAAGATGGTGgggttgattatgatgagaagGAAATGGAACAAGAGGATGTCCAAGAGGTCGAagatgaaggagatgaagaaCCTCTGGAGAATTTAGGTGAAGAAGAAGGTGATATGGCTGAGGAGGAATTGGAAGATCCCAATGAAGAACTTGAGGGTGAAGAGTATGAGGAGCATGCTGGTGAGGAGCATGAGCATGAGCATGAGCATGAGCATGCAGAGACGGTTGACGAAGAAGAGGAGCACCAAGAAGTTGTAAAGGAGAGACGAAAGCGTAAGGAGTTTGAAGTATTTGTTGGTGGTCTCGACAAGGATGCAAGTGAGACTGATCTTAAGAAAGCTTTCGCCATAGTTGGTGAAGTTACTGAGGTCAGGCTGATGATGAACCCTCAGACTAAGAAGAACAAGGGATTTGCATTCTTGCGTTTTGCAACTGTGGAACAAGCAAAACGAGCTGTTACAGAGCTTAAACATCCAGTG ATTAATGGAAAACAGTGTGGTGTTACTCCAAGTCAAGACAGTGATACCCTTTTTCTGGGGAACATAAGCAAGACATGGACAAAGGATGCT TTGAGAGAGAAGTTGAAACATTATGGAGTAGATAATGTTGAGGATCTCACATTGGTCGAAGACACTAACAACGTGGGAATGAATCGTGGCTTTGcttttttggaattttcatcTCGTTCAGATGCCATGGATGCTTTTAAGCGACTTCAAAAAAGGGATATAGTGTTTGGAGTTGATAGGCCTGCAAAAGTTTCTTTTGCAGATTCCTTCATTGACCCTGGTGATGAAATCATGGCACAG GTTAAAACTGTCTTTGTGGATGGCTTACCTGCTTCATGGGATGAGGATCATGTCCAAGACCTTCTGAAGAAATATGGGGAGGTTGAAAAGATTGAGCTTGCGCGGAACATGCCCTCTGCTAAGAGGAAAGATTTTGGTTTCGTTACATTCGACACTCATGATGCTGCAGTGACATGTGCTAAAAGCATTAACAATGCTGAGTTAGGTGAAGGAGACAACAAG GCCAAAGTTAGGGCGAGGTTATCAAGACCGCTTCAGAGAGGTAAAGGAAAACATGTTGGGCGCGGAGATTATCGGCCTTCAAGGGCTGTTGGACGAGTTGTTAGGGGTTCTTGGGGTCGCCCAACACCTCGTTCTCTCCCTCCCCTGCGTGGATTAAGGGGAGTTGGAAGTCGAATCCCACCAGCCAGCGTGAAGAGGCCTGTTGGGTTAAGAGAAAGACGCCCTGCAATGTCACCTTATCCAGCAAGAGGCAGGCCTTTGCCTCCTCCAGCTAGGTCCTATGATAGGAGGCCACCTG TCCCAGCATACCCAAAGAGCAGCTTCAAGAGGGAATATGGTAGGCGCGATGAGGTTCCTCCTCCAAGGAGCAGAGTAGCCACTGATTATGGCTCAAGGGCTGTTCCAGAGAGACGCCAATCATATAGAGATGACTATACCCCACGTGGTCCCGGCTACTCTGATCCACCAAGAAGTACCTCTCGTACAGGAGGGAGGAGAGCTTATGTTGATGAGGGTTATGGACAAAGGTATGAAAGGCATCCTCCCCCTTCTCATCCTCCTCCAAGTTACCGTGAAGGTCGTGCTCGTGATTATGATTCTATTTCTGGTTCAAAGCGTCCATACTCTGCATTG GATGATGTTCCTCCTCGTTATGCTGATGCTGGTATTCGCCAATCAAGGGCACGGTTGGACTACGAGTATGCAAGTGGTTCTCAGTATGGAGATGCCTATAGTGATAG AATGGGGAGATCTAGTTTAGGATATGGAAGCAGCAGAACAAGTCAGGATTCACATGGACTTTATAGCAGTCGTCAGGGCATGGGCTATGGAGGAG GTTCTTATGGTGGTAATGATGTTGGTGGAATGTACTCATCAAGCTATGGTGGTGATTATATGTCTCGTGGCAGTGAT GTTGGAGGTAGCTCTTACTCATCAATGTACTCTGGCCGTGGTGTGGGTGGGAGCAGTTATATGGGTTCAGGCGGTTCTGGCTCGTACTACTGA
- the LOC18787163 gene encoding F-box/kelch-repeat protein At3g06240 — MKRTYLWNPSIRKFKRLPKSLNRDKYRYSIATIALGFGLDVGGNDYKVVRIARFSHGICVEVYSLGLDSWRIINALPPVTSDVWNEKWAYLNGVVYWIVQEFSPDWRDIISFDMENEVFQRIMLPDRLLTVTDSISIRVLEKSLSLFHHRKEWDRGYRYYYDIWVLAMDSWKMIPTISLPAKGKIAWPLAFTANGGVHFTTRYENWQHRKLELCDPKSEQVTDTGIKLGTYSRTRRRIYGYSESLILLN; from the coding sequence ATGAAGCGTACATATTTATGGAATCCATCAATCAGGAAGTTCAAGAGACTTCCCAAAAGTCTCAATCGTGACAAGTATCGTTACAGCATCGCTACCATTGCTCTTGGGTTTGGACTCGATGTTGGTGGAAATGACTACAAAGTTGTGAGAATTGCGAGGTTTTCGCACGGCATATGTGTCGAGGTTTACAGCCTTGGGTTGGATTCTTGGAGAATAATCAATGCGCTTCCCCCTGTGACAAGCGACGTTTGGAATGAGAAATGGGCTTACTTGAATGGAGTTGTGTATTGGATTGTACAGGAGTTTTCTCCAGATTGGAGAGACATCATTTCTTTTGATATGGAGAATGAGGTTTTCCAAAGGATTATGCTTCCTGATAGACTGCTCACAGTGACAGATTCAATTTCCATTAGGGTGTTGGAGAAATCACTTTCTTTGTTCcatcatagaaaagaatgggATCGTGGGTACCGTTACTACTATGACATATGGGTTCTGGCAATGGATTCCTGGAAAATGATTCCCACGATTTCTCTTCCGGCAAAGGGAAAAATTGCATGGCCATTGGCATTTACAGCAAATGGCGGTGTTCATTTTACAACGAGATACGAAAATTGGCAACACAGAAAGTTAGAGTTGTGCGATCCTAAATCGGAGCAAGTTACGGATACTGGAATAAAACTTGGTACCTATAGCAGAACCAGAAGGAGGATCTATGGTTACAGTGAGAGTCTAATTTTACTCAACTGA
- the LOC18786294 gene encoding zinc finger CCCH domain-containing protein 48, which translates to MATKVVRRHTNRPERSVYARPAGGPSKTVCAFWAAGRCTREFCRFLHSDAPPSSMNPQISKKSSLVWTKEGTATGKGNACNAPQKSNAPQKSNAPQKINAPHESNAPQKSNAAQKSNPTVKNVCKFWVDGNCVKGDRCLYLHNWFRGEGFSMLAKLQGHTKAVTGIALPERTNKLYSTSKDGTARVWDCHTGECGSVIDLGGEAGSLISEGPWVFAGVPNLVKVWNTETNSEFNLDGPVGQVHAMVVGNEMLFAGTQNGDICVWKGSTETNPPFYPAASLKGHTGAVVCLTVGRNRLYSGSVDHTIKVWDLYNLQGVLTLNGHSGAVMSLLCWDQFLLSCSLDDTIKVWAATEGGGLEVTYTHNEEQGVLDLAGMTDAESKPILLSSCNDNSVRIYELPSFTERGRLFAKQEVRTVEVGPGGLFFSGDATGLFSVWKWMDAPAVKVESS; encoded by the exons ATGGCCACTAAGGTAGTGAGGAGGCACACCAATAGACCAGAAAGATCAGTGTATGCTCGACCTGCAGGAGGACCTTCAAAAACTGTTTGCGCCTTTTGGGCTGCTGGAAGGTGCACAAGGGAATTCTGTCGTTTCCTGCACTCGGATGCACCGCCTTCATCCATGAACCCTCAAATTTCAAAGAAGTCGTCTCTTGTTTGGACGAAGGAAGGAACTGCCACCGGAAAGGGCAATGCATGCAATGCTCCTCAGAAAAGCAATGCTCCTCAGAAAAGCAATGCTCCTCAGAAAATCAATGCTCCTCACGAAAGCAATGCTCCTCAGAAAAGCAATGCTGCCCAGAAAAGCAATCCTACTGTGAAAAATGTTTGCAAGTTCTGGGTAGATGGAAATTGTGTGAAAGGTGATCGATGCCTGTATTTGCATAACTGGTTCCGTGGTGAGGGGTTCTCCATGTTGGCAAAGCTCCAAGGGCACACGAag GCTGTCACTGGTATTGCCCTTCCTGAACGAACTAACAAGCTTTATTCAACCAGTAAAGATGGAACAGCCAGAGTTTGGGACTGCCATACTGGTGAATGTGGCAGTGTGATTGATCTTGGTGGTGAAGCAGGCTCTTTAATTAGCGAAGGCCCATGGGTTTTTGCCGGTGTACCAAATCTTGTTAAG GTTTGGAATACTGAGACAAATTCTGAATTCAACCTGGATGGACCTGTTGGCCAAGTGCATGCTATGGTGGTTGGTAATGAAATGCTTTTCGCCGGGACACAG AATGGTGATATATGTGTGTGGAAAGGTAGCACTGAAACTAATCCGCCATTTTATCCTGCTGCAAGTCTGAAGGGCCACACTGGTGCTGTGGTATGTTTAACTGTTGGGCGCAACAGGCTTTACTCGGGTTCTGTGGACCATACAATTAAG GTGTGGGACCTTTATAATTTGCAGGGTGTTCTGACACTAAATGGGCATTCTGGTGCGGTGATGTCTCTTCTTTGCTGGGATCAGTTCTTGCTCTCATGCTCACTGGATGACACGATAAAGGTGTGGGCTGCCACTGAAGGAGGCGGTTTGGAAGTGACCTACACTCACAACGAAGAGCAGGGTGTTCTTGATCTTGCCGGAATGACAGATGCAGAAAGCAAGCCAATCTTGCTTTCTTCTTGCAATGATAATTCTGTCCGCATATATGAACTGCCATCATTCACTGAAAGAGGCAGATTATTTGCAAAACAAGAAGTTCGGACGGTCGAGGTAGGACCTGGAGGACTATTCTTCAGTGGGGATGCAACTGGTCTCTTTTCTGTTTGGAAGTGGATGGATGCTCCCGCCGTCAAAGTGGAGTCTTCATGA